A region of Carassius auratus strain Wakin chromosome 23, ASM336829v1, whole genome shotgun sequence DNA encodes the following proteins:
- the LOC113041620 gene encoding transcription factor E2F1-like, translating to MSESFISGQTSEDLLADFESLLNNGSIDLSEDHQIVIISTPGTASASTATGDILLFATPHHTTTATTTLLDHRRPTLGRPPVKRKLDLDSDHQYICTSRPASHGPAPPATPAPPRVHKVSTEKSRYDTSLNLTTKRFLDLLAQSPDGVVDLNWASQVLDVQKRRIYDITNVLEGIHLISKKSKNNIQWLGNRIDGASMARFQTLQREVSELTEAEEKLDELINKCSLQLRLLTEDTHNKKLGYVRCQDLRNTVKPPDQIIMVIRAPPETKMQVSEPSEGYQISLKSSKGPIDVFLCPEDSSGVCSPVTDCSPAKSSNQSPPQSDRISQEVTSSTLPSSSPLPLGADSESYLDSDPFSGICEMPDFNLSPLDSSDFALERGGETDAIGLPLDAFISLSPPHSQDYHFGLEDHEGVSELFDCDFSDLGHLEF from the exons ATGTCTGAGAGTTTTATATCGGGTCAGACCTCGGAGGACCTGCTGGCGGATTTTGAGTCCCTCTTGAACAATGGCAGCATTGATCTCAGTGAAGATCATCAAATCGTCATCATCTCCACTCCGGGCACAGCCTCGGCCAGCACTGCAACCGGCGACATCTTGCTGTTTGCCACCCCTCATCACACCACCACTGCCACCACGACCCTGCTGGACCACCGGAGACCCACTTTAGGACGCCCACCG GTGAAGAGAAAGTTGGATTTGGACAGTGATCATCAGTACATCTGCACGTCCCGACCTGCTTCACATGGACCAGCACCTCCAGCCACACCCGCGCCTCCCAGAG TGCATAAAGTGTCAACGGAGAAGTCCCGCTACGACACGTCTCTGAATCTGACCACCAAGCGCTTCCTGGATCTCCTGGCTCAGTCTCCGGACGGCGTGGTCGACCTCAACTGGGCCTCTCAGGTGCTGGACGTCCAGAAACGGCGCATCTACGACATCACCAACGTCCTGGAAGGCATCCACCTGATCTCCAAGAAGTCCAAGAACAACATTCAGTGGCT GGGGAACCGTATCGACGGGGCGTCCATGGCCAGGTTTCAGACGCTGCAGAGGGAGGTGTCTGAGCTGACGGAGGCCGAGGAGAAACTCGACGAGCTCATTAACAAATGCAGCTTACAGCTACGGCTCCTCACAGAGGACACACACAACAAGAA GCTGGGATACGTTCGATGTCAGGACCTGCGTAACACGGTGAAGCCGCCGGATCAGATCATCATGGTGATTCGAGCTCCGCCGGAGACGAAGATGCAGGTCTCTGAGCCCAGCGAg GGTTACCAGATTTCACTCAAGAGCTCCAAAGGCCCGATCGACGTGTTTCTGTGTCCCGAGGACAGTTCTGGGGTCTGTAGTCCAGTCACTGATTGTAGTCCAGCGAAATCGTCCAATCAGAGCCCCCCGCAGTCTGATCGCATCtcgcaggaagtgacatcatcaacTCTCCCCAGTTCCTCCCCTTTGCCTCTGGGTGCGGACTCAG agtcATATCTGGACTCGGATCCATTTTCAGGCATTTGCGAGATGCCAGATTTCAATTTGTCTCCTTTGGATTCCTCTGACTTCGCTCTGGAGCGGGGCGGTGAGACGGACGCCATCGGCCTCCCGCTGGACGCTTTTATCTCCCTGTCTCCGCCACACAGCCAGGACTATCACTTCGGCCTGGAGGATCACGAAGGCGTCAGCGAGCTGTTCGACTGCGACTTCAGCGACCTCGGCCATCTGGAGTTCTGA